In one Acomys russatus chromosome X, mAcoRus1.1, whole genome shotgun sequence genomic region, the following are encoded:
- the LOC127185679 gene encoding 60S ribosomal protein L36-like codes for MALCYPSAVGLNKGHKVTKNINKPRHSRRRRRLTKHTKFMWDMIREVCGFVLYKRSAMELLKVSKDKCALKFIKKRVGMHIRAKGKWEELCNVLAAMRKAVTKKD; via the coding sequence atggcctTGTGCTACCCCAGCGCCGTGGGCCTCAACAAAGGCCACAAGGTGACGAAGAACATCAACAAGCCGAGGCACAGCCGGCGCCGCAGGCGCCTCACCAAGCACACCAAGTTCATGTGGGACATGATCAGGGAGGTGTGCGGCTTCGTGCTCTATAAGCGGAGTGCCATGGAGCTGCTCAAGGTGTCCAAGGACAAGTGCGCACTCAAGTTCATCAAGAAGAGGGTGGGCATGCACATCCGGGCCAAGGGGAAGTGGGAAGAGCTTTGCAACGTGCTGGCAGCCATGAGGAAGGCAGTGACCAAGAAGGACTGA